GCCTGTTCGGCAAGTTCAAGAACTTCTTTTCCATCCTGATCACTAATAAACTCGCCCGAAGAATTAAGGAGTTTCAATGCATTCCACTGTCGCGGATTATGGCTTGCAGTGATGATAATCCCTCCGCCGGCGTTTTCTTCCGTAACGGCAATTTCCACCGTTGGAGTGGTAGAAAGACCCAGGTCAATAACATCTACGCCAATGCTCTGCAGCGTTCCTGTAACAAGGTTGCGAACCATTTCTCCCGAAATGCGTGCATCTCTTCCGATAACGATCTTATTTTTCCCACTCTTAAGGGTAATCCATTTTCCAAAGGCTGCGGTAAACTTGAGTATGTCTGCGGGAGTAAGAGCGTCTCCCGGTTTACCTCCTATAGTTCCTCTGATTCCTGATATTGATTTAATTAGTGTCACGATTTGTGCTTTAAGGTGCTCAAAAATAAAGAATAAAAGCGGTAAGAAAAAGAAGTCGGAAGGCTCAGGCAGAACACGCAATACCGGCCGCCGCCTTTCTGTCAAACTCTTTGCTTATATTTGCAACATTGTAATTTTTATTTTATGCCGGATAAATGGTATCAAAACTGGTTCAACTCTCCTTACTATCATATATTATACAATCAGCACAATAATGCGGAAGCAGAGTTCTTTATTGATAATCTCTGTTTATTGTTAAATCCGGGGAAAGGAACACGGATACTGGATATTGCCAGTGGAAGAGGAAGGCATTCTGTTTACCTTAATAAAAAGGGATTTGATGTCACGGGCATTGATCTTTCGCGGGCTAATATCGAATTCTCCAAACAGTTCGAAAATGAGCATCTGCACTTTTACATTCACGATATGAGGCAGTTGATGAATATCAATTACTTTGATATCGCGCTCAACCTCTTTACAAGTTTTGGTTATTTCGAAACCGAAAAAGACCATGTAAATGCGCTGCGCTCATTCAGGAAATCACTCAAGGCAGGCGGAACACTTGTGCTCGACTATTTTAACAGCAAGAAAATCCTTCATCAACTTAAAAAAGAAGAAACAAAAGTAATAGAGGGCATCGCTTTCAATATAACCAAGAAAGTGGAGAAGGGGAAAATCATTAAAAGCATTGATTTTGAAGCCAATAACCACAACTACCATTATCAGGAAGAGGTACAGGCTTTTTCCTTTTCCGACTTTGAAAGGCTCCTCACACTAAGCGGGTTTAAAATAGTGAACTTCTTCGGCGATTATGCGTTACGCCCATTTGATGAGGATAATTCGGACCGTTTAATTTTTATTTGCCAGAAAGCTGATGTTTGAGCAACTAATACAATTTGATCATCAGGCATTCCTGGGAGTGAACCAGGGAATGGCCAATCCTTTTTTCGATTGGATAATGCCTCTTTTGCGGAACAGGTATTTCTGGGCGCCGCTATATCTTTTTCTCATAATCTTCCTGGTGAAGAATTACAAACAGAACGGGTGGATTTGTATCGTTTTTTTACTGATCACGTTTGCTATCGCTGATTATTTCAGCGCTTCTGTCCTGAAACATTTGTTCGAACGCCTCCGTCCTTGTAATGAGCCGGGGTTTAAGGACGAGATTCGGCTTCTGGTAGCTTGCGGAAGCGGCTTTAGCTTCCCCTCATCGCATGCCACCAATCATTTTGGTATTGCCATGTTCCTGATCACGGTTTTCCATCAGCGGTGGAAGCCGATAGTCCCTCTCGGCCTTTTCTGGGCTTTCAGCATAGCCTTTGCCCAGGTTTATGTAGGCGTTCATTTTCCTTTGGATGTAACAACAGGAGCGCTTGTAGGCTGCCTGGTAGGTTACGTTACGGGCACTATATTCTTAACTTCATACATGCATAAAACATGGAATACTGGAAGCTGATTGTTCTTTTTGTCAGTTGTTTT
The window above is part of the Arcticibacter tournemirensis genome. Proteins encoded here:
- a CDS encoding class I SAM-dependent methyltransferase; translated protein: MPDKWYQNWFNSPYYHILYNQHNNAEAEFFIDNLCLLLNPGKGTRILDIASGRGRHSVYLNKKGFDVTGIDLSRANIEFSKQFENEHLHFYIHDMRQLMNINYFDIALNLFTSFGYFETEKDHVNALRSFRKSLKAGGTLVLDYFNSKKILHQLKKEETKVIEGIAFNITKKVEKGKIIKSIDFEANNHNYHYQEEVQAFSFSDFERLLTLSGFKIVNFFGDYALRPFDEDNSDRLIFICQKADV
- a CDS encoding phosphatase PAP2 family protein — protein: MFEQLIQFDHQAFLGVNQGMANPFFDWIMPLLRNRYFWAPLYLFLIIFLVKNYKQNGWICIVFLLITFAIADYFSASVLKHLFERLRPCNEPGFKDEIRLLVACGSGFSFPSSHATNHFGIAMFLITVFHQRWKPIVPLGLFWAFSIAFAQVYVGVHFPLDVTTGALVGCLVGYVTGTIFLTSYMHKTWNTGS